The genomic stretch TCAGCGCGTCGAGGTCGTCCTTCGCCTTGCGGCGGATGTTGCGCAGGACCACCTTGTGGTCTTCGCCCTTGCTCTTGACGATCTTCACGAACTCCTTGCGGCGCTCGGCCGACAGTTCGGGGATCGTCACGCGGACGATCTCGCCGTCGTTGGTCGGGCTGGCCCCGAGGTTCGGGAAGGTCGCGATGGCCCGCTCGATCTCCTTGAGCGCCGTCTTGTCGTACGGCGTCACGATCAGCGTGCGGGCTTCCGGCGTCTGCAGGGACGCGAGCTGCGCGAGGGGGGTCGGCGAACCGTAGTACTCGACCGGGATCTTCTGGAAGAGGGCGGCGTTGATGCGGCCGGTGCGCACGGTGCCGAAGTCGTCCTTCGCCACGTCGACGGCCTTGGCCATCTTCTCGGTCGCATCGGTCATGACGTCACTGATCACGGTGGTTCTCCTTCGGTACGGGTCGAGTCTAGTCAGTCGGCGACGAGGCGCCGGTCAGTTGCTGACCACGGTGCCGATGCGCTCACCCTGGATGGCGGCGCGGACGTTGCCCTCGCCCTCCATGCCGAAGACGTGCATCGGCATGCCGTTGTCCATGCAGAGCGAGAACGCGGTGGCGTCGACGACCTTGAGGCCCTTGAGCAGTGCGTCCTGGTAGGTCACGTGGTGCAGCTTCTCGGCGGTCGGGTCCTTCTTCGGGTCCGCGGAGTAGACGCCGTCGACGCCGTTCTTGGCGACGAGGACCTCGTCGGCACCGATCTCGAGCGCCCGCTGCGCCGCGACGGTGTCCGTCGAGAAGTACGGCAGGCCGGCACCCGCGCCGAAGATGACGACGCGGCCCTTCTCGAGGTGGCGCTCGGCACGCCGCGGGATGTACGGCTCGGCGACCTGGGTCATGCTGATCGCCGACTGCACACGGGTGGCGGCACCGGCCTGCTCCAGGAAGTCCTGCAGCGCGAGCGCGTTCATGACCGTCCCGAGCATGCCCATGTAGTCGGCGCGTCCGCGGTCCATGCCGCGCTGCGAGAGCTCGGCGCCGCGGAAGAAGTTGCCACCGCCGACGACGATCGCGACCTCGACCTCGTGGGCGGCTGCGGCGATCTGCTTGGCGATGGTGC from Curtobacterium sp. MCLR17_032 encodes the following:
- the frr gene encoding ribosome recycling factor is translated as MISDVMTDATEKMAKAVDVAKDDFGTVRTGRINAALFQKIPVEYYGSPTPLAQLASLQTPEARTLIVTPYDKTALKEIERAIATFPNLGASPTNDGEIVRVTIPELSAERRKEFVKIVKSKGEDHKVVLRNIRRKAKDDLDALKGEVSDDDIARSDKELDALTKKHVDQIDEALKKKEAELLEV
- the pyrH gene encoding UMP kinase — encoded protein: MTDEKTGRRRVLLKLSGEAFGAGSLGVNPDVIGTIAKQIAAAAHEVEVAIVVGGGNFFRGAELSQRGMDRGRADYMGMLGTVMNALALQDFLEQAGAATRVQSAISMTQVAEPYIPRRAERHLEKGRVVIFGAGAGLPYFSTDTVAAQRALEIGADEVLVAKNGVDGVYSADPKKDPTAEKLHHVTYQDALLKGLKVVDATAFSLCMDNGMPMHVFGMEGEGNVRAAIQGERIGTVVSN